Proteins encoded together in one Rhinopithecus roxellana isolate Shanxi Qingling chromosome 3, ASM756505v1, whole genome shotgun sequence window:
- the LOC115896387 gene encoding LOW QUALITY PROTEIN: uncharacterized protein LOC115896387 (The sequence of the model RefSeq protein was modified relative to this genomic sequence to represent the inferred CDS: inserted 1 base in 1 codon; deleted 2 bases in 1 codon; substituted 1 base at 1 genomic stop codon), with protein sequence MVPPRMQAAAPGAGXSMIRQPSPPFLPQCNLHPAPCPTCPSPPHLLVPSTPFPLLSSNSHPLGYPPWAEPLDSMVPLFPLSSVIHCHSNPPVLMEDGSSQTVPSLHLILDTVLAGVCSHTDDPLLCPQLSSXCPQALLLHRHPDHAGPLFLPYLLTSSLLLCSLTRLLHLMEAPGTRMVPSHPKSMSPASKKLGPCAAASSPTTFLRPPVMKKEKPMCIVPIFSPRYKGTFIIRFGTFYTRK encoded by the exons ATGGTGCCACCTAGGATGCAGGCTGCGGCACCAGGAGCTG ACTCTATGATCCGCCAGCCTTCACCTCCCTTCCTGCCCCAGTGTAATCTGCATCCTGCGCCCTGCCCCACCTGTCCCAGCCCTCCTCATCTCCTTGTCCCTTCCACaccatttcctctcctttcttcaaaCTCACATCCCCTC GGATACCCACCATGGGCTGAGCCTCTGGACTCCATGGTCcccctttttcctctttcctctgtcaTCCACTGTCACTCCAACCCTCCTGTCCTCATGGAAGATGGCAGCTCCCAAACTGTCCCTTCTCTCCACCTTATTCTTGACACCGTCCTGGCTGGTGTCTGCAGTCACACGGATGACCCGTTACTTTGTCCCCAGCTCTCCTCCTGATGCCCACAGGCTCTGCTTCTGCACCGCCATCCGGATCATGCCGGGCCCCTTTTCCTGCCCTATCTGCtcacctcttctcttctcttgtgCTCTCTGACCCGGCTACTCCACCTGATGGAGGCGCCTGGGACACGGATGGTTCCATCTCATCCCAAATCCATGTCCCCAGCCTCCAAAAAACTGGGACCCTGTGCAGCAGCCTCCTCTCCCACCACTTTCCTGAGACCACCagtcatgaaaaaagaaaaacctatgtGTATAGTACCCATCTTTTCACCTAGATATAAAGGTACATTTATTATACGTTTTGGTACATTTTACACAAGAAAATAG